The Micromonospora krabiensis genome window below encodes:
- a CDS encoding dienelactone hydrolase family protein produces the protein MDVRTSEVTIPVGQVRLVADLVLPADPVGVVLFAHGSGSSRHSPRNTAVARVLNGQALGTVLVDLLTPAEDVLDSRTAELRFDIPFLADRLSGIVDWLGAEPSTRQLPIGLFGASTGAAAALVSASARPEQVRAVVSRGGRPDLAGAALAAVRAPTLLLVGGLDEQVITLNEQARDDLPGQVELRVVPGATHLFEEPGTLEQVADDATDWFARHLAA, from the coding sequence ATGGACGTACGGACCAGCGAGGTGACGATCCCGGTCGGTCAGGTGCGGCTCGTGGCCGATCTGGTCCTCCCCGCCGATCCGGTCGGAGTGGTGCTGTTCGCGCACGGCAGCGGCAGCTCCCGGCACAGTCCCCGCAACACGGCGGTCGCCCGGGTGCTCAACGGGCAGGCCCTCGGCACCGTGCTGGTGGACCTGCTCACCCCGGCCGAGGACGTGTTGGACTCGCGCACCGCCGAACTCCGCTTCGACATCCCCTTCCTCGCCGACCGGCTGTCCGGCATCGTCGACTGGCTGGGGGCCGAGCCGTCCACGCGGCAGCTCCCGATCGGCCTCTTCGGTGCCAGCACCGGTGCCGCCGCGGCCCTGGTCAGCGCGTCGGCCCGGCCCGAGCAGGTGCGCGCCGTGGTGTCTCGGGGCGGTCGACCGGACCTGGCCGGTGCCGCGCTCGCCGCCGTACGCGCGCCGACGCTGCTGCTGGTCGGCGGTCTGGACGAGCAGGTGATCACCCTCAACGAACAGGCGCGCGACGACCTGCCCGGGCAGGTCGAGCTGCGCGTGGTGCCCGGGGCGACCCACCTCTTCGAGGAACCCGGCACCCTGGAGCAGGTCGCCGACGACGCCACCGACTGGTTCGCCCGCCACCTCGCCGCCTGA
- a CDS encoding antitoxin, translating to MRDFMDKAKDFANKHEKQVDQAVRKAGDMANRRTGGKYKDQIDKGIDRAQSRTGEGDQVR from the coding sequence GTGCGCGACTTCATGGACAAGGCAAAGGACTTCGCCAACAAGCACGAGAAGCAGGTCGACCAGGCGGTGCGGAAGGCGGGCGACATGGCCAACCGGCGCACCGGTGGGAAGTACAAGGACCAGATCGACAAGGGCATCGACCGCGCGCAGTCGCGTACCGGCGAGGGCGACCAGGTGCGCTGA
- a CDS encoding FUSC family protein, whose amino-acid sequence MTERGGARVALARHRGGEAGKIRLRQLEITLVIAVQSGLAAALAALLAQHLLGPGAHVFAPAAAVATIASAIGQRARRTFELLAGVGLGIIIGDLLRFALGTGPWQTGMVVGLAIATALLVAGRGGALVGQAGGTAVLISTLAPMDRGLEVPRILDAIVGSGIGLLVVALLVPVNPIRVLDRAAAPIFEIVTHQLEEVAASLRARDAQRAIAALERLRGLEADIGRLNEALSGADEVVTLAPARWHRRAQFHRYARGVTHLERFALGVRLLARWSSTAIQYGEPIPEELPAAMNRLGAAVRALHIDCRKDTKFNETKAITLEAADLAGRAWGHGLRAFGDALVTDLRAASSDLIRATGYEADEANRLVRTAAGAGEAAIRPPVHRRLHRAGLRNISADGTGRDPRSARRATVRRRAERARNGRRAGHPRRGSPAR is encoded by the coding sequence ATGACCGAGCGGGGCGGTGCGCGCGTGGCGCTGGCCCGGCACCGGGGCGGCGAGGCGGGCAAGATACGGCTGCGTCAACTGGAGATCACCCTCGTGATCGCGGTGCAGTCGGGGCTGGCCGCGGCACTCGCCGCGCTGCTCGCCCAGCATCTGCTCGGCCCCGGCGCCCACGTCTTCGCCCCCGCCGCCGCCGTGGCCACCATCGCCAGCGCCATCGGCCAACGGGCACGGCGTACCTTCGAACTGCTCGCCGGGGTCGGACTCGGCATCATCATCGGTGACCTGCTGCGCTTCGCCCTGGGAACCGGGCCCTGGCAGACCGGGATGGTGGTCGGCCTCGCGATCGCCACCGCGCTGCTGGTGGCGGGCCGGGGCGGGGCGCTGGTCGGTCAGGCGGGCGGTACGGCCGTGCTGATCTCCACGCTCGCCCCGATGGACCGCGGGCTGGAGGTGCCCCGGATCCTCGACGCGATCGTGGGCAGCGGGATCGGCCTGCTGGTCGTCGCGCTGCTGGTGCCGGTGAACCCGATCCGGGTGCTGGACCGGGCGGCCGCACCGATCTTCGAGATCGTCACCCACCAGTTGGAGGAGGTCGCGGCCTCCCTGCGGGCGCGGGACGCCCAGCGGGCGATCGCGGCGCTGGAACGGCTGCGCGGCCTGGAGGCGGACATCGGCCGGCTGAACGAGGCGCTCAGCGGCGCCGACGAGGTGGTCACGCTGGCGCCGGCCCGCTGGCACCGCCGGGCGCAGTTCCACCGGTACGCGCGGGGCGTGACCCACCTGGAGCGGTTCGCGCTCGGCGTCCGGTTGCTGGCCCGGTGGTCGTCGACCGCCATCCAGTACGGCGAACCCATCCCCGAGGAGCTGCCCGCCGCCATGAACCGGCTCGGTGCGGCGGTCCGGGCGCTGCACATCGACTGTCGCAAGGACACGAAGTTCAACGAGACGAAGGCGATCACGCTGGAGGCGGCCGACCTCGCCGGCCGCGCGTGGGGGCACGGTCTGCGGGCGTTCGGCGACGCCCTGGTCACCGATCTGCGGGCCGCGTCCAGCGACCTGATCCGGGCCACCGGCTACGAGGCGGACGAGGCCAACCGGCTGGTGCGGACCGCGGCCGGCGCGGGTGAGGCGGCGATCCGCCCGCCCGTGCACCGCCGGCTCCACCGGGCGGGCCTGCGGAACATCTCCGCCGACGGAACCGGCCGGGACCCTCGCTCGGCGCGGCGGGCGACCGTACGCCGCCGGGCCGAGCGGGCCCGTAACGGCAGACGGGCCGGGCACCCCCGGAGAGGGAGCCCGGCCCGGTGA